In a single window of the Candidatus Dependentiae bacterium genome:
- a CDS encoding fructose-6-phosphate aldolase (similar to novel fructose-6-phosphate aldolase from Escherichia coli; enzyme from Methanocaldococcus janaschii shows transaldolase activity), which yields MKIFLDTANITDIKKWLATGLIDGVTTNPTHLSKEGGDPKKQVLEICSLLPEGEVSVEVTEKDPEAVYNQAKIIADLADNVVVKIPCHADYYAVIKRLVDEDVKLNITLVFTMLQGLMMSKMGVHVISPFVGRLDDIDIEGVELVSELCEMIDQYGFETQVLAASIRSVRHFNKAVMAGADIVTLPLNVFEQAITHPLTNQGMAKFDADWQKLGFRQFP from the coding sequence ATGAAGATTTTTTTAGACACAGCAAACATAACTGATATTAAAAAATGGTTAGCTACCGGGTTAATTGATGGCGTCACCACCAACCCAACGCATTTGAGTAAAGAAGGTGGCGATCCTAAAAAACAGGTACTAGAAATTTGTTCATTATTGCCTGAGGGCGAGGTCAGCGTTGAGGTGACAGAAAAAGATCCTGAGGCTGTCTATAATCAAGCAAAAATAATTGCTGATCTTGCGGATAATGTGGTAGTTAAAATACCGTGCCATGCCGATTATTATGCGGTGATTAAGCGCTTAGTCGATGAAGATGTAAAGCTTAACATCACCTTGGTGTTTACTATGCTACAAGGCTTGATGATGAGCAAAATGGGTGTGCATGTCATTTCGCCTTTTGTTGGTCGGTTGGATGACATTGATATTGAAGGTGTTGAGTTAGTAAGCGAACTATGTGAGATGATTGACCAATATGGTTTTGAAACACAAGTTCTTGCAGCATCAATCCGCAGCGTGCGTCATTTTAATAAAGCAGTGATGGCTGGTGCTGATATTGTGACATTACCATTAAATGTGTTTGAACAAGCTATAACGCATCCTTTGACTAATCAGGGTATGGCTAAATTTGATGCTGACTGGCAAAAACTTGGCTTCAGACAATTTCCATAA
- the ligD gene encoding non-homologous end-joining DNA ligase, protein MKYKNIMPILLGLALCSGEMMAKKDSLTTYRARRDVKKSGEPAGDKKRSSKEPIFVIQKHSASHLHYDVRLEIDGVLKSWAVPKGPSTDTKVKRLAVPTDDHPMDYATFEGAIPEGHYGAGEVVIWDSGTYKNIKEKDGKFMPMKECYKRGTVEVILEGKRLHGAFALIRMAGGQWLMIKMKADKDDLEHESKPISKKKVKAKASSKQDDSDPEIKIGEHIVTITHPNKMIFPQGKILKKEVIDYYQRIAPTMLPHMKNRPISMQRFVDGITGEGFYQKEAGAYFPDWIERVSIKKQEGGIVHHVVVNNEASLVYLANQLSLVFHTWLSTTKNLHKPDRMIFDLDPSGKDFNQVRRTALDLKALLEDLELQPFVMTTGSRGLHVVVPLKPELDFDVVRDFAHDAAKLLVVHDPKTRTLEMRKTKRTTKIFIDYLRNGFTATGVTPYSLRARPGAPVATPLEWAEVSKKTLKPDQFTIKNIFKRLARKGDPWKDINDHAVSLKKAIKLINALKKEEGIE, encoded by the coding sequence TTGAAGTATAAAAATATAATGCCTATTTTGTTGGGCCTTGCATTATGTTCAGGAGAGATGATGGCAAAAAAAGATTCGTTAACAACCTATCGTGCACGGCGTGATGTTAAAAAATCAGGTGAGCCGGCAGGCGATAAAAAAAGGTCATCTAAAGAACCTATTTTTGTGATTCAAAAGCATTCTGCAAGCCACTTGCATTATGATGTGCGGCTGGAAATTGATGGCGTGCTCAAATCCTGGGCGGTGCCAAAAGGGCCATCAACTGATACTAAAGTAAAACGACTTGCCGTGCCGACAGATGATCATCCTATGGATTATGCAACGTTTGAAGGAGCCATTCCAGAAGGTCACTATGGCGCTGGCGAGGTTGTCATTTGGGACAGTGGGACCTATAAAAATATTAAAGAAAAAGATGGCAAGTTCATGCCGATGAAAGAATGTTATAAGCGTGGCACGGTTGAAGTTATTCTTGAAGGCAAAAGATTGCATGGTGCATTTGCTTTGATTCGTATGGCAGGTGGCCAATGGTTGATGATCAAGATGAAAGCAGATAAGGATGATCTTGAACATGAATCAAAACCTATCTCTAAAAAAAAAGTTAAAGCCAAGGCTTCTTCAAAACAAGATGATTCTGATCCCGAGATAAAAATTGGTGAGCACATCGTTACTATAACCCATCCTAATAAAATGATTTTCCCTCAAGGAAAAATCCTCAAAAAGGAAGTGATTGATTACTACCAACGCATTGCGCCAACAATGCTGCCGCATATGAAGAACCGGCCTATCAGCATGCAGCGTTTTGTTGACGGAATAACCGGCGAAGGTTTTTATCAAAAAGAGGCGGGTGCATATTTTCCCGATTGGATAGAACGGGTAAGCATAAAAAAACAGGAAGGTGGCATTGTGCACCATGTCGTGGTGAATAATGAGGCGAGTCTTGTCTATCTTGCCAATCAATTGTCACTGGTTTTTCATACGTGGTTGAGCACCACAAAAAATTTACACAAGCCTGATCGTATGATTTTTGATTTAGACCCATCGGGTAAAGATTTTAACCAAGTGCGTCGTACGGCACTTGACCTTAAAGCATTGTTAGAAGATTTAGAGCTGCAGCCGTTTGTTATGACTACCGGTTCACGTGGATTGCATGTGGTGGTCCCCTTAAAACCAGAATTAGATTTTGATGTGGTCAGAGATTTTGCCCACGATGCCGCAAAGTTACTGGTCGTGCACGATCCAAAAACAAGAACCTTAGAAATGCGCAAAACAAAACGAACTACCAAAATTTTTATTGATTATTTGCGCAATGGTTTTACCGCCACTGGTGTAACACCCTATTCGCTACGAGCGCGCCCCGGAGCTCCGGTGGCTACGCCACTTGAGTGGGCAGAAGTTTCCAAAAAAACATTAAAGCCTGACCAATTCACTATCAAGAATATTTTTAAACGGCTTGCGCGTAAAGGCGATCCGTGGAAAGATATAAACGACCATGCGGTCTCGTTAAAAAAAGCAATAAAACTCATAAATGCTCTTAAAAAAGAAGAAGGAATCGAATGA
- a CDS encoding MBL fold metallo-hydrolase, translating to MKITFLGTRGYIDVKTPRHRRHTSTIISRKGKRIMIDCGQDWLKKVWVLKPDAIVITHAHPDHAWGLKNGAPCPVYATKESWALMEKYPIKERHTMEPRKKVEICGVIFETFPVIHSLLAPGVGYRITAEKTSIFVVHDLISIDDRYDALKNVKLYVGDGATIVRPMVRRKGDKLFGHTTIRAQLGWCQKEGVPLMVVTHCGTQIVAADGRTVNARIKSLAQERGVEVKVAYDGMKLEV from the coding sequence ATGAAGATCACCTTCTTGGGAACTCGTGGTTACATTGATGTCAAAACGCCTCGCCATCGTCGGCATACGTCTACCATTATCTCGCGCAAAGGCAAACGCATAATGATTGACTGTGGTCAAGATTGGCTCAAAAAAGTATGGGTTCTAAAACCAGATGCAATTGTAATCACCCACGCACACCCCGACCACGCTTGGGGACTAAAAAATGGCGCACCATGTCCGGTGTATGCTACCAAAGAGAGTTGGGCATTGATGGAAAAATATCCCATTAAAGAGCGCCATACCATGGAGCCGCGCAAAAAGGTTGAGATTTGTGGTGTGATTTTCGAAACATTTCCGGTGATACACTCGTTGCTGGCTCCGGGAGTTGGCTATCGCATCACGGCAGAAAAAACTTCTATTTTTGTGGTGCATGATTTGATTTCTATTGATGATCGTTATGATGCATTAAAAAACGTGAAGTTGTATGTTGGCGATGGCGCAACGATTGTGCGGCCTATGGTCCGTCGTAAAGGGGACAAACTTTTTGGTCACACGACGATTCGTGCACAACTTGGTTGGTGCCAAAAAGAGGGAGTGCCGCTCATGGTGGTGACCCATTGTGGCACACAAATAGTTGCCGCAGATGGGCGTACGGTGAATGCACGCATCAAATCATTGGCTCAAGAGCGGGGCGTTGAGGTTAAGGTTGCCTACGATGGGATGAAACTTGAAGTATAA